A genomic stretch from Desulfotignum balticum DSM 7044 includes:
- a CDS encoding MFS transporter, with product MYANIRPFIALYSSVVLMMMGLGLLNTFLGFRLSLEGVSTQVTGLVLSSYFVGLVAGTSYCRKIIQNVGHIRAFAAFTAVTAAVVMVHGFYTSPLLWAGLRFVAGVSNMGLFMVIESWLNECAEPKFRGRIFSIYMIVTYMGSTVGQQLLNVGDVRSQTLFLVAGVFVVLSTVPVAMTRSIHPKLPKVQQKALKTILRKAPISMLGCFGAGLLHSAFYTMGPVFAHQIQLSVGQISWFMTLTVFGGLMLQWPVGLISDRLDRSLVLPFLGIILAMISLVILVSTQHSLGLLLGTTTLFGGIFFSIYPVAVARAHDIFDAQDVVKVSSVLLLFYGIGAVFGPILSAAVMTLSGTPYGLYFYMIAVSGVYAGVTLLLRRRESVRIVPVDEQVEFVMMETTSDVAMHLDPRMEISPENPESTVSSNGPVQDHDRAGA from the coding sequence ATGTATGCCAATATAAGACCGTTCATTGCACTGTATTCTTCAGTGGTACTGATGATGATGGGGCTGGGACTGTTAAATACGTTTCTGGGGTTCCGGCTTTCCCTGGAAGGGGTGTCTACCCAGGTGACCGGACTGGTACTCAGTTCCTATTTTGTGGGACTGGTGGCCGGCACCTCCTATTGCCGGAAAATAATTCAAAATGTGGGGCATATCCGGGCTTTTGCCGCGTTCACCGCCGTCACCGCCGCCGTGGTGATGGTGCATGGATTTTATACGTCTCCCCTGCTGTGGGCCGGGCTGCGGTTTGTGGCCGGGGTGTCCAACATGGGGCTGTTCATGGTGATTGAGAGCTGGCTCAATGAGTGTGCTGAACCCAAATTCCGGGGGCGCATTTTTTCCATCTACATGATCGTGACCTATATGGGCAGCACAGTGGGGCAGCAGCTGCTGAACGTGGGCGATGTCCGCAGCCAGACCCTGTTTCTGGTGGCAGGGGTGTTTGTGGTGCTGAGCACCGTGCCCGTGGCCATGACCCGGTCTATTCACCCGAAACTGCCTAAGGTCCAGCAAAAAGCGTTGAAAACCATTTTGAGAAAAGCACCCATCAGCATGCTGGGCTGCTTTGGCGCCGGGCTTCTGCACAGCGCTTTTTACACCATGGGGCCGGTGTTTGCCCACCAGATTCAGTTGAGCGTGGGCCAGATTTCCTGGTTCATGACCCTGACCGTGTTTGGCGGACTCATGCTTCAGTGGCCGGTGGGACTGATTTCAGACCGCCTGGATCGATCCCTGGTGCTGCCGTTTCTGGGCATTATCCTGGCGATGATATCCCTGGTGATCCTGGTTTCTACCCAACATTCCCTGGGATTGCTTCTGGGGACAACCACGCTTTTCGGCGGTATCTTTTTTTCCATTTATCCGGTGGCCGTGGCCCGGGCCCACGATATCTTCGATGCCCAGGATGTGGTTAAAGTCAGTTCCGTGCTGCTGTTGTTTTACGGCATCGGGGCCGTGTTCGGACCGATTCTGTCCGCCGCCGTCATGACCCTGTCCGGAACCCCTTATGGGTTGTATTTTTACATGATCGCCGTCAGCGGGGTATATGCCGGGGTGACACTGTTACTGCGGCGCAGGGAATCCGTGCGGATCGTGCCGGTTGATGAGCAGGTGGAGTTTGTCATGATGGAAACCACGTCGGATGTGGCCATGCACCTGGATCCGAGGATGGAAATTTCCCCGGAAAATCCGGAGAGCACCGTTTCTTCCAATGGGCCGGTTCAAGATCATGACAGGGCCGGTGCCTGA
- a CDS encoding sigma-54-dependent transcriptional regulator, which produces MNPFCIGVVDDDTDFLKGIIRHLEKQFHTYDILGFSSGEAALAAFQEKEIGVLLSDLRMPGMSGHELLTRVLAQNPYVCVIMITGFATVENAVQSLKTGAWDFITKPVERQALFHTVERAVQHYALARENQRLKSLVSGLNTTDQKWESRAMSQVQEKISAMAVTDYTVLVTGESGSGKEFVAREIHRLSRRSASECHALNCPAIPEPLLESELFGHVKGAFTGAERNRDGFFMAADKGTLILDEIGDISLPIQAKLLKFLQDREVKPVGSSRSRTADVRIIALTNQDLPTRIQNKIFREDLYYRLNVLSIHVPPLRERQEDIPRLVRCFMIQTCREMNMDPMEIEPAAMAWLSSQPWPGNIRELLNMVRRLVVFSNGGPIDSALIRLMGGHGDPAADMVSSDEPVPYKIAKKQALDIFSRTYLTRLFEHTRGNISETARISGLERASIQKIIRRLDMDISRFRS; this is translated from the coding sequence ATGAACCCGTTTTGCATCGGCGTGGTGGATGATGACACTGATTTTTTAAAAGGCATTATCCGGCACCTGGAAAAACAGTTTCACACATATGACATTCTGGGATTTTCTTCCGGCGAGGCGGCCCTGGCCGCGTTTCAGGAAAAAGAGATCGGGGTGCTGCTGTCGGATTTACGTATGCCCGGCATGTCCGGCCATGAACTTCTGACCCGGGTTCTGGCGCAAAATCCATATGTCTGCGTGATCATGATCACCGGGTTTGCCACCGTGGAAAACGCGGTTCAGTCCCTGAAAACCGGGGCCTGGGATTTTATTACCAAGCCGGTGGAGCGCCAGGCCCTGTTTCATACGGTGGAACGGGCCGTTCAGCACTATGCCCTGGCCCGGGAGAATCAACGCCTGAAGTCGCTGGTTTCCGGGTTGAACACAACGGATCAGAAATGGGAAAGCCGGGCCATGAGCCAGGTTCAGGAAAAAATAAGTGCCATGGCCGTGACCGATTACACGGTGCTGGTCACGGGAGAATCCGGCAGCGGCAAGGAGTTTGTGGCCAGAGAAATTCATCGGTTGTCCCGGCGCAGTGCATCTGAGTGCCATGCCCTGAACTGTCCGGCCATCCCTGAACCGCTTTTGGAAAGTGAGCTGTTCGGCCATGTCAAAGGGGCGTTTACCGGGGCGGAACGGAACCGGGACGGATTTTTCATGGCTGCGGACAAAGGCACTCTGATCCTGGATGAAATCGGTGACATCAGTCTGCCCATCCAGGCCAAACTGTTGAAATTTCTCCAGGACAGAGAGGTCAAACCGGTGGGTTCCAGCCGTTCCAGGACTGCGGATGTGCGGATTATCGCCTTGACCAACCAGGACCTGCCCACCCGGATTCAAAACAAAATCTTCAGAGAAGACCTGTACTACCGGCTCAATGTTCTGTCCATTCATGTACCGCCCCTGCGGGAACGGCAGGAGGATATCCCGAGGCTGGTGCGGTGTTTCATGATCCAAACCTGCCGGGAGATGAACATGGACCCCATGGAAATCGAACCGGCCGCCATGGCCTGGTTGTCCTCCCAGCCCTGGCCCGGAAATATCCGGGAACTGTTGAACATGGTCCGGCGTCTGGTGGTGTTTTCCAACGGCGGCCCCATTGACAGTGCATTGATCCGCCTGATGGGAGGGCATGGCGATCCCGCCGCTGACATGGTTTCTTCGGATGAGCCGGTCCCGTATAAAATCGCCAAAAAACAGGCCCTGGATATTTTTTCCCGCACCTATCTGACCCGGCTGTTTGAACACACCCGGGGAAATATTTCAGAAACCGCACGCATCAGCGGCCTGGAAAGGGCGTCCATCCAGAAGATCATCCGGCGCCTGGACATGGATATCTCGCGGTTCAGGTCCTGA
- the glpK gene encoding glycerol kinase GlpK: MTSYIGAVDQGTTSTRFIIFDKNGDIVSVSRTVHDQICEKPGWVAHDPAQIRDNTFRVIAKALEKAGLTGKDLAAIGVTNQRETVAAWDRHTGKPLYHAVVWQCARSDEICRNLDDVYGKDCFRQQTGLPTATYFSGPKIKWMMDHVPAVRQAVDNGTALFGTMDTWVIWNLTGGPGKGNHVTDVTNASRTLLMNLNTLDWDPDILNTLGIPLDCLPAIVPSSDPAALGRTHAAGPLGHGVTVGGALGDQQAALFGHTCFAPGEAKNTYGTGCFLLFNTGQKIIFSRHGLLTTPAYQIHGEKPVYALEGAIAYAGALVQWVRDNLGLIVSAPEIETLANTVKDNGDVYCVPAFSGLFAPHWRSDARGVIAGLTQFATKGHIARAVLEATAYQTKDIVEAISKDLGKNLDLTALKVDGGMVENHTLMQFQADILDKKVIRPKVTETTALGAAYAAGLAVGFWPDIGALKEKWQAHTTWYPHMDDPRRTRLYDSWQKAVKTSFGWC, from the coding sequence ATGACATCCTATATCGGTGCTGTGGACCAGGGCACCACCAGCACCCGGTTCATCATTTTTGACAAAAACGGCGACATTGTGTCCGTCAGCCGGACAGTACATGACCAGATCTGTGAAAAACCCGGGTGGGTGGCCCATGATCCGGCCCAGATCCGGGACAACACCTTCAGGGTCATTGCCAAAGCCCTGGAAAAGGCCGGCCTCACCGGCAAAGACCTGGCTGCCATCGGGGTCACCAACCAGAGAGAGACCGTGGCGGCCTGGGACAGGCACACGGGAAAACCGCTGTATCATGCCGTTGTATGGCAGTGCGCCAGAAGCGATGAGATCTGCCGGAATCTGGATGACGTGTATGGCAAAGACTGCTTTCGGCAGCAGACCGGGCTGCCCACGGCCACCTATTTTTCCGGTCCCAAGATCAAATGGATGATGGACCATGTACCCGCGGTCAGACAGGCCGTGGACAACGGCACTGCCCTGTTCGGCACCATGGACACCTGGGTGATCTGGAACCTCACGGGCGGACCGGGAAAAGGAAACCATGTCACGGATGTGACCAATGCGTCCCGGACCCTGCTCATGAATCTGAACACCCTGGACTGGGATCCGGATATTCTGAACACACTGGGAATTCCTTTGGACTGCCTGCCGGCCATTGTGCCGTCTTCGGATCCGGCTGCGCTGGGCAGAACCCATGCCGCCGGCCCCCTGGGACACGGGGTGACAGTGGGAGGTGCCTTAGGAGATCAGCAGGCCGCGTTGTTCGGCCACACCTGCTTTGCCCCGGGAGAAGCCAAAAACACCTATGGCACGGGCTGCTTTCTGCTGTTCAACACCGGGCAAAAAATCATCTTTTCCCGGCACGGCCTGCTCACCACCCCGGCATATCAGATACATGGAGAAAAGCCGGTGTATGCGCTGGAAGGCGCCATTGCCTATGCCGGGGCACTGGTGCAGTGGGTCCGGGACAACCTGGGGCTGATCGTTTCCGCCCCGGAAATCGAAACCCTGGCCAATACCGTGAAAGACAACGGGGATGTGTATTGCGTGCCGGCTTTTTCCGGGCTGTTCGCCCCGCACTGGCGATCCGATGCCAGAGGGGTGATTGCCGGGCTGACCCAGTTTGCCACCAAAGGCCATATCGCCCGGGCCGTGCTGGAGGCAACCGCGTACCAGACAAAAGATATCGTGGAAGCCATTTCAAAGGACCTGGGCAAAAACCTGGATCTCACCGCGTTGAAGGTGGACGGCGGCATGGTGGAAAATCACACATTGATGCAGTTCCAGGCCGACATTCTCGATAAAAAAGTGATCCGGCCCAAAGTCACGGAAACCACGGCCTTAGGGGCGGCCTATGCGGCGGGTCTGGCCGTGGGGTTCTGGCCGGACATCGGCGCTTTGAAAGAAAAATGGCAGGCCCACACCACCTGGTATCCGCACATGGATGACCCCCGTCGGACCCGGTTGTACGACAGCTGGCAGAAAGCCGTGAAAACCTCTTTTGGATGGTGCTGA
- a CDS encoding bifunctional metallophosphatase/5'-nucleotidase, producing the protein MKHGIYYFHMLLLLILTGTPGGAGSAVQSKPVSFVLLHVNDTHSQFTPRPYALQFPGLGNPVPVPLGSVSKMAALVRQTREQSPHVLFLHAGDMVQGSLYYTLFHGQAEARVFNAMGLDVMAAGNHEFDRGTGGILPLMDHAQFPVVSANMDVSDDPNLAGRIAPYVIKQVDGVPVAVIGLLTRDLARISSPPDTLRMRPVIQTAQEAINRLTAQDIRIIILLTHIGYEQDRLLACSVTGADIIVGGHSHTLLGNFQDLGLTPEGPYPTVVTAPDGTDVLVVHAWKHTRLLGRLSVDFDAAGRIISHQGTPCLIAGTPLLDKEDQPLDPRTQEQVRLAIDRDTGMALPEADPAVAAIAEAYAIKVAELGSTIVGRAEQPLPHIRVPDPTMPQGSAIAPLVAESLKRKVKRNGFDVDIAIQNAGGVRTGIRAGEITIETIYNLLPFENTLVIFQMTGQQITTLLEDALSSIIDEQRFFGGFPYSSGLRFRVDPGAGKGNRVSGGEVMDGSGAWHPLNRHATYRVVVNSFLAGGGDGYTVFAGLKGHDTGFVDTQAFLEYVSAEKTLSPPARHSFFQTP; encoded by the coding sequence ATGAAGCACGGGATATATTATTTCCATATGCTTCTGCTGCTGATTCTGACCGGCACCCCAGGCGGGGCCGGATCAGCCGTGCAGTCAAAACCGGTCTCCTTTGTCCTGCTCCATGTCAATGACACCCATTCCCAGTTCACTCCCCGGCCTTATGCCCTGCAGTTTCCAGGGCTGGGGAATCCGGTGCCCGTGCCGTTGGGATCGGTCTCAAAAATGGCGGCCCTGGTGCGGCAGACCCGGGAACAATCCCCCCATGTGCTGTTTCTCCATGCCGGGGACATGGTCCAGGGATCGCTTTACTATACCCTGTTTCACGGACAGGCCGAGGCCCGGGTGTTTAACGCCATGGGCCTGGATGTCATGGCTGCGGGCAACCATGAGTTCGACCGGGGAACCGGCGGCATCCTCCCTTTGATGGATCATGCGCAATTTCCCGTTGTGTCTGCCAACATGGATGTGTCTGATGACCCGAATCTGGCCGGCCGGATCGCCCCGTATGTCATCAAACAGGTGGACGGGGTGCCTGTGGCCGTGATCGGGCTTCTGACCCGGGACCTGGCCCGGATATCCAGTCCGCCGGACACACTCCGGATGCGCCCGGTGATCCAGACGGCCCAGGAAGCGATCAATCGACTCACAGCCCAGGACATCCGGATCATCATCCTGCTCACCCATATCGGATATGAACAAGACCGGCTGCTGGCGTGTTCAGTGACCGGAGCAGACATTATCGTGGGCGGCCATTCCCACACCCTGCTGGGAAATTTTCAAGATCTGGGGCTCACCCCGGAGGGACCTTATCCCACAGTGGTCACGGCACCGGACGGGACCGATGTCCTGGTGGTTCATGCCTGGAAACACACCCGGCTGCTGGGACGGCTGTCTGTGGATTTTGATGCCGCCGGCCGAATCATCTCCCATCAGGGGACCCCCTGCCTGATCGCCGGCACACCGCTTCTGGACAAAGAGGATCAGCCGCTGGATCCCCGGACACAGGAACAGGTCCGGCTTGCCATTGACCGTGACACGGGTATGGCCCTGCCGGAAGCGGATCCGGCCGTGGCCGCCATTGCCGAAGCATATGCGATAAAGGTGGCCGAACTGGGGAGCACCATTGTCGGACGGGCTGAACAGCCTTTGCCCCATATCCGGGTCCCGGATCCAACCATGCCCCAGGGCAGTGCCATTGCGCCCCTGGTGGCCGAATCCCTGAAAAGAAAAGTCAAACGCAATGGATTTGACGTGGATATCGCCATCCAGAATGCCGGCGGAGTCCGGACCGGCATCCGGGCCGGGGAGATCACCATCGAAACCATTTACAACCTGCTGCCGTTTGAAAACACCCTGGTCATTTTCCAGATGACCGGGCAACAGATCACCACCCTGCTGGAAGATGCCCTGTCTTCCATCATCGATGAGCAGCGGTTTTTCGGGGGTTTCCCCTATTCCTCGGGGCTTCGGTTCCGGGTCGATCCGGGAGCCGGCAAAGGAAACCGGGTATCCGGCGGCGAAGTGATGGACGGATCCGGGGCCTGGCATCCTTTGAACCGCCATGCCACCTACCGGGTGGTGGTCAACAGTTTTCTTGCCGGCGGCGGTGACGGCTACACCGTGTTTGCCGGCTTGAAAGGCCATGATACAGGGTTTGTCGATACCCAGGCGTTTCTGGAATATGTATCCGCAGAAAAAACCCTGAGCCCTCCGGCCCGGCACTCCTTTTTTCAAACCCCATAA
- a CDS encoding prolyl-tRNA synthetase associated domain-containing protein, whose protein sequence is MLQTQKELLTLLSDIGIEYTNHEHPAVFTVEEAALHQDGIKGAHSKNLFFKDKKKHLFLVVTLADKPIKIKDVAKKIGGNNMSFAKPDLLMEVLGMIPGAVTPFAAVNIKDHEVKIVLDEALMAHDLLNFHPLENTATTTIASDDLVKFLEHCGQSPEIIRL, encoded by the coding sequence ATGTTACAAACCCAGAAAGAACTGCTCACCCTGTTGTCTGATATCGGCATTGAATACACCAACCATGAACATCCGGCCGTGTTTACCGTGGAAGAGGCAGCCTTGCACCAGGACGGCATCAAGGGAGCCCACAGCAAAAACCTGTTTTTCAAGGACAAAAAGAAACACCTGTTTTTAGTGGTGACCCTGGCGGACAAGCCCATCAAAATCAAGGACGTGGCCAAAAAAATCGGGGGCAACAACATGTCTTTTGCCAAACCCGACCTGCTCATGGAAGTGCTGGGCATGATTCCCGGGGCTGTCACCCCGTTTGCCGCCGTCAACATCAAGGACCATGAGGTCAAAATCGTTCTGGATGAAGCGCTGATGGCCCATGACCTGCTCAATTTCCACCCGCTGGAAAACACCGCCACCACCACCATTGCATCCGATGACCTGGTGAAATTTCTGGAACACTGCGGCCAGTCACCCGAGATTATCCGGCTGTAG
- a CDS encoding universal stress protein — MDTNKILIAADGSENAERAIDYVTDILQGAAGFHIKLLSIEHLPDRDFFADDTAWKDACVKNREKLIAFLAHGKERLTKSGIPEKQVQTDYVESCHSPLAEKPDYCSRGTSIALDILHVAKTEGFKTVVIGRRGVSKAEEFMFGSVSNRIIHAGSDCTIWVVQ, encoded by the coding sequence ATGGATACAAATAAAATTTTGATCGCTGCGGACGGTTCTGAAAATGCCGAACGCGCCATTGATTATGTCACAGACATCCTCCAGGGCGCTGCCGGATTTCACATCAAACTGCTGTCCATCGAGCATCTGCCGGACCGGGATTTTTTTGCCGATGACACGGCCTGGAAAGACGCGTGTGTCAAAAATCGGGAAAAACTGATTGCGTTTCTGGCACACGGCAAAGAACGATTGACAAAAAGCGGCATTCCTGAAAAACAGGTGCAGACCGATTATGTGGAAAGCTGTCATTCCCCTTTGGCGGAAAAACCCGATTATTGCAGCCGGGGAACCAGCATTGCCTTAGATATTCTGCATGTGGCAAAGACAGAAGGGTTCAAGACCGTGGTGATCGGACGCAGGGGTGTTTCCAAAGCCGAAGAGTTCATGTTCGGCAGCGTGTCCAACCGGATTATTCACGCGGGCAGCGACTGCACCATCTGGGTGGTGCAGTGA
- the corA gene encoding magnesium/cobalt transporter CorA: MARFLKNREPVKGQSPGALVFVGTRKTDEIDIRVIDYDDHHLTDQAMVDIQDTLHYKTSESVTWININGLHDVDTIGRIGKVFDLHPLVMEDVLNTGQRPKIDDYDDYLFIVLKMIRFDRQTGMVRNEQLSLVVGERFILTFQERPGDVFEPVRERIRRQKSRIRVGGTDYLAYALMDTVVENYISVIEHIGEQIEDLEEEILSDHDKKVMEKINRFKRETSYLKKSIRPAREAIFQLLRLESDLIHEKTHFFFKDLEDLITHATEAIDTYRDLLTDQLNIYNSVTANKMNDIMKVLTIFAAIFIPLTFIAGIYGTNFDYLPELRYKYSYFIFWGVLVVIAGALLGYFKKKKWF; the protein is encoded by the coding sequence ATGGCACGATTTTTAAAAAACAGAGAACCGGTAAAAGGACAGAGTCCGGGTGCCCTTGTTTTTGTGGGGACCCGAAAAACCGATGAAATCGATATCCGGGTCATTGATTATGATGATCATCACCTCACGGATCAGGCCATGGTGGATATCCAGGACACCCTTCATTACAAAACATCGGAATCAGTCACCTGGATCAACATCAACGGTCTGCACGATGTGGACACCATCGGCCGTATCGGCAAAGTATTTGACCTGCATCCCCTGGTGATGGAAGATGTCCTTAACACGGGCCAGCGGCCCAAAATCGATGATTATGACGATTATTTGTTCATTGTCCTGAAAATGATCCGGTTTGACAGACAGACCGGGATGGTGAGGAACGAGCAGTTGAGCCTGGTGGTGGGCGAGCGGTTCATTCTCACGTTTCAGGAGCGGCCGGGCGATGTGTTTGAGCCGGTGCGGGAAAGAATCCGGCGGCAGAAATCCCGGATACGTGTCGGCGGTACCGATTATCTGGCCTATGCGCTCATGGACACGGTGGTGGAAAATTACATTTCCGTGATCGAACACATCGGAGAGCAGATTGAAGACCTGGAAGAGGAAATTCTTTCTGATCACGATAAAAAGGTGATGGAAAAAATAAACCGGTTTAAACGGGAAACCAGTTATCTGAAAAAATCGATCCGTCCGGCCAGAGAAGCGATTTTTCAGCTGCTGCGGCTGGAAAGCGATCTGATTCACGAAAAGACGCACTTTTTTTTCAAGGATCTGGAAGATCTCATTACTCACGCCACCGAGGCCATCGACACCTACCGGGATCTTCTCACCGACCAGCTCAATATTTACAATTCCGTGACCGCCAACAAGATGAACGATATCATGAAAGTGCTGACCATTTTTGCCGCGATTTTCATTCCCTTAACTTTTATCGCCGGCATCTACGGTACCAATTTCGATTACCTGCCCGAACTCAGGTATAAATACAGTTATTTTATCTTCTGGGGGGTGCTTGTGGTCATTGCCGGGGCCCTGCTGGGTTATTTCAAGAAAAAAAAATGGTTTTAA